Proteins co-encoded in one Arachis hypogaea cultivar Tifrunner chromosome 13, arahy.Tifrunner.gnm2.J5K5, whole genome shotgun sequence genomic window:
- the LOC112733706 gene encoding glutathione S-transferase DHAR3, chloroplastic, whose protein sequence is MSTVRIQASACALYSTFNHLRHRPNSVVSVCRNAKNSSALKVLSMSSSPPSAPFEICVKASITTPNKLGDCPFCQRVLLTLEEKHLPYDPKLVDLTNKPEWFLKINAEGKVPVIKLDEKWVSDSDIITQILEEKYPSPPLVTPPEKATVGSKIFSTFIGFLKSKDPNDGTEQALLSELSSFNDYLKENGPLVNGKDISAADLSLGPKLYHLEIALGHYKKWKVPDSLQSLKSYMKDIFSRESFIKTRAQPQDVIEGWRPKVEG, encoded by the exons ATGTCCACCGTCAGAATCCAAGCTTCGGCGTGCGCGCTCTACTCCACCTTCAACCACCTCCGCCACCGCCCCAACTCCGTCGTTTCGGTCTGCAGGAATGCCAAGAATTCTAGCGCCCTCAAAGTACTCTCAATGTCTTCTTCTCCGCCTTCTGCGCCCTTCGAAATATGCGTCAAAGCTTCCATAACCACTCCCAACAAGCTCGGAGACT GTCCCTTCTGCCAAAGGGTGTTGCTGACTCTTGAGGAGAAACATCTTCCTTATGACCCCAAGTTGGTAGATTTGACCAACAAGCCAGAATG GTTCCTTAAAATCAATGCTGAGGGTAAAGTTCCtgtcataaagcttgatgagaaGTGGGTTTCTGATTCGGATATCATCACACAAATTCTGGAAGAGAAGTATCCTAGCCCACCATTGGTAACCCCACCCGAAAAAGCTACAGT TGGGTCGAAGATCTTTTCTACATTTATTGGATTTCTCAAGAGCAAAGATCCCAATGATGGAACAGAGCAAGCATTGCTAAGTGAACTAAGCTCTTTCAACGATTACCTTAAGGAAAAT GGTCCTCTTGTCAATGGGAAAGACATATCTGCAGCTGACTTATCTCTTGGACCGAAGCTGTATCATTTGGAGATTGCTTTGGGGCATTATAAGAAGTGGAAAGTTCCTGATTCACTTCAATCTTTGAAGTCTTATATGAAG GATATTTTCTCGAGGGAGTCATTCATTAAAACACGTGCACAACCCCAGGATGTGATTGAAGGTTGGCGTCCAAAAGTTGAGGGCTGA